A section of the Triticum dicoccoides isolate Atlit2015 ecotype Zavitan chromosome 7A, WEW_v2.0, whole genome shotgun sequence genome encodes:
- the LOC119332643 gene encoding uncharacterized protein LOC119332643, which produces MSRKEGAVEAGGGEGSSSRAEGGGELAEALARRRLYREVTLALRAGLRDAAADFSFLRARGLRSLLGFLRSTAAAPDDSQLLLFRHSQSIPDLQVIPVLFQNSLHQPKDPAVTLDHIFGVEPTKITSPSTDSEIALALRVLEGCCLLYSRCTALAHKYKAVQVLLNILASRGPTEQGVCLDALISLMLDSPSNQIDFEEYSGLEKVAELLKDIQVEEHIRLKCGEFLLLLIGHVYVKENTPIHEQMRNLLGEQCASLIWAASRFGSTLDAEQRQMALQIQARRVVESLEPY; this is translated from the exons ATGAGCCGGAAGGAGGGGGCGGTGGAGgcggggggaggggaggggtcgTCGTCGCGGGCGGAGGGGGGCGGGGAGCTGGCGGAGGCGCTGGCGCGGCGGCGGCTGTACCGGGAGGTGACGCTGGCGCTGCGGGCCGGGCTGCGCGACGCCGCGGCCGACTTCTCCTTCCTCCGCGCGCGGGGGCTCCGCAGCCTGCTCGGCTTcctccgctccaccgccgccgcgcccGACGACTCGCAGCTGCTCCTCTTCCGCCACTCCCAGTCCATCCCCGATCTCCAAG TTATTCCAGTTCTCTTTCAGAATTCATTGCATCAACCAAAGGATCCTGCTGTGACATTGGACCATATATTTGGAGTCGAACCAACCAAGATTACGAGCCCCTCAACAGATTCCGAAATTGCTCTAGCTCTTCGAGTTTTGGAAGGTTGCTGCCTTTTGTATAGCAGATGCACTGCTCTGGCCCACAAGTACAAGGCTGTGCAG GTACTGCTGAATATATTAGCCAGCCGAGGTCCAACTGAGCAAGGGGTGTGCTTAGATGCTCTGATATCGTTGATGTTGGATTCACCTTCGAATCAGATT GATTTTGAGGAATACAGTGGACTTGAAAAGGTTGCTGAGCTTTTGAAGGATATTCAAGTGGAAGAACACATAAG GTTGAAATGCGGGGAATTTTTACTGTTGCTCATCGGGCATGTTTATGTGAAGGAAAACACTCCCATACATGAGCAGATGAGAAACCTACTCGGGGAGCAGTGTGCGTCACTCATATGGGCAGCGAGCCGGTTTGGATCCACCCTCGATGCAGAGCAGAGGCAGATGGCCCTGCAAATACAAGCGAGGAGAGTCGTTGAATCCCTGGAGCCCTACTAG
- the LOC119332642 gene encoding pentatricopeptide repeat-containing protein At1g60770-like: MATATRAKDLARRSPKKYVEEALYRRLFRRGSTPQAVREEVDGFLGSRKRAFKWEVGVCVRRLRRQELYRPALKLTEVMTRRGMNPTVGDQAIRLDLVAKSRGIAAAEKYFMDLPETSKTHLTYGALLNCYCKELMTEKAGSLMEKMKELNFAFTAMSYNSLMTLYTKVNQPEMVPSIIQDMKADDVLPDVYTYNVWMRSLAARQDILGVERVIEEMTRDGRVAPDWTTYSNLASIYVDAGLPEKAEAALKELEKRNTGNDLEAYQFLITLYGRTQNLVEVHRVWRSLKRNNPRKANMSYLNMIQVLANLKDLPAAEACFKEWEARYIRPPKTKATDAVTTETSKLEEEASTEASNNDSDVKETEDKVTEELDLKRPKYDIRVANALMKAYVTEGMLDKAIALKKRAKMRGGRLNAKTWEIFMEHYLKVGDLKNAHWCADRAIKKGHSSGRIWVPPHDVTETLMGYFEKKKDVDGAESFVEVLKKVQKDLGTVVFEPLVRTYAAAGKKFPGMRHRLKIENVELSEETDKLVDSICVD, translated from the exons atggcgacggcgacgagggCGAAGGACCTGGCGCGGAGGTCGCCGAAGAAGTACGTGGAGGAGGCGCTCTACCGGCGGCTGTTCCGGCGGGGGTCGACGCCGCAGGCGGTGCGGGAGGAGGTGGACGGCTTCCTCGGCAGCCGCAAGCGCGCCTTCAAGTGGGAGGTCGGCGTCTGCGTCCGCCGCCTCCGGCGCCAGGAGCTCTACCGCCCCGCCCTCAAG CTTACTGAAGTTATGACTAGAAGAGGCATGAATCCTACAGTCGGTGATCAAGCAATCCGCTTGGATCTTGTTGCCAAATCGAGAGGCATCGCTGCTGCTGAGAAGTACTTCATGGACCTCCCAGAAACTTCTAAAACACATCTCACATATGGCGCTCTTCTCAACTGTTACTGCAAGGAGTTAATGACTGAGAAGGCTGGGTCCCTTATGGAGAAAATGAAGGAGCTCAACTTTGCTTTCACTGCTATGTCCTACAACAGCTTAATGACACTATACACCAAGGTCAACCAACCTGAGATGGTTCCCAGCATCATCCAGGACATGAAGGCAGATGATGTATTGCCTGATGTCTATacctataatgtttggatgaggtcCCTTGCAGCTCGTCAAGACATATTAGGGGTTGAGAGGGTGATTGAAGAGATGACAAGGGATGGCCGTGTTGCTCCTGATTGGACAACATACAGTAACCTGGCTTCCATATACGTTGATGCTGGACTGCCTGAGAAGGCAGAAGCCGCTCTTAAGGAGCTGGAGAAGCGCAACACTGGCAATGATCTTGAAGCCTACCAGTTCCTCATTACACTGTATGGGCGAACACAAAATTTAGTGGAAGTTCATCGTGTTTGGCGGTCATTGAAGCGGAATAATCCTAGGAAGGCAAACATGAGCTATCTTAACATGATTCAGGTTCTGGCGAACTTGAAGGATCTGCCTGCTGCTGAGGCCTGCTTCAAAGAGTGGGAAGCCCGGTATATCCGTCCACCTAAGACTAAAGCAACTGATGCTGTGACAACTGAAACTTCTAAGTTGGAAGAAGAAGCTTCAACCGAGGCATCTAATAATGATTCTGATGTTAAGGAAACAGAGGACAAGGTAACAGAGGAGCTTGACCTGAAACGTCCTAAATACGACATCCGGGTTGCAAATGCTCTGATGAAAGCATACGTTACAGAGGGTATGCTTGACAAGGCCATTGCTCTCAAGAAGCGTGCCAAGATGCGCGGAGGAAGGCTTAACGCGAAGACGTGGGAGATTTTCATGGAGCACTATCTCAAGGTAGGGGATCTGAAGAATGCCCATTGGTGCGCCGACCGTGCAATCAAGAAGGGGCACAGCAGCGGCAGAATCTGGGTGCCGCCACATGACGTGACTGAGACCTTGATGGGCTACTTTGAGAAGAAGAAAGACGTGGACGGCGCTGAGAGTTTCGTCGAGGTGCTAAAGAAAGTGCAGAAAGATCTGGGGACGGTGGTGTTCGAGCCGCTGGTACGGACGTACGCGGCGGCTGGAAAGAAGTTCCCCGGTATGCGACACCGTCTGAAGATCGAAAACGTGGAACTCAGCGAGGAAACTGACAAGCTGGTCGATTCCATATGTGTTGATTGA